In Tachysurus vachellii isolate PV-2020 chromosome 7, HZAU_Pvac_v1, whole genome shotgun sequence, the DNA window CTCCCAACCTGAGGGAGAGACTTCATTCAGTGTAAGTGATTTTTACACCTTTACATTAAGACGGAATCAGTGGAAATGGGATTGTATTATTCAGACAAGTCTGTGGTGGTTTTAATAAAGATGAGAGgtggaagtgtttgtgtgtgtgtgtgtgtgtgtgtgtgtgtgtgtgtgtgtgtgtctaatgtatgtttgtgtgtatgtatgtttgtatgtttatgtgtgtgtgtatgtgtataggtgtgtgtgtgtgtaggtgtgtgtgtgtgtatgtatgtatgtttatatgtgtgtttgtgcgtgtatgtgtatgtgtgtgtatctaatgtatgtttgtatgtatgtatgtgtgtatgtatctatgtacagtatgtatgtatgtgtgggtatgtatgtttgtgtgtgtgtgtgtgtatgtatgtatgtttatatgtgtgtgtttgtgcgtatgtgtgtatgtgtatgtgtgtatgtgtatatgtgtgtgtgtgtgtgtgtgtgtgtgtgtgtgtatgtatgtgtgtgtgtgtatgtatgtttatatgtgtgtgtgtgtgtgtgtgtatgtttatatgtgtgtgtgtgtgtatatatgtgtgtgtgtatatatgtgtgtgtgtatatatgtgtgtgtgtgtgtgtgtgtatgtgtgtgtgtatatgtgtgtatgtatgtatgtttatatgtgtgtgtgtgtgtgtgtgtgtgtgtcagcttaAAGTGCTTTTGTATTCATCTTGAGGCAGGTGACATGACGTGAGAGTATTTTTAGCAGTGGAATGTACTGAACTCTGTACTGTGGTGTTTATAATTACTAAACCTCTGAACACAAGTGAAAATGTTTGTACTCTTCCTCAGGTACACTTACATACAGAAGACACTCCCTACTGCCTTATATTCATCtgtctgttgttgttattattttaaaggaAGCTTTAACTtattaaatcttaaatattaTTCTGATTTACATGTGCACATTTACGCCGTTTACATTTCTAAGATAACATAAGGCTAGTAAATTGTAGTAAACCTCGAACACATTGTTCACACACTTCATAGATCTCATGTTTTAGCTAAAGTCACATTCTGACTCAATTTCCCACAATGCCTCTGTGTTGCAGTGGTTTAATTTGAATATGAGGGCGTTTTTCCTCACCGCTGTCTCCTCTggctttttatatataaaatacgtttataaatatagaaaataaatatattatatatattttaaaatacctTAGgcatacatgtatgtatgtatatattagaCATGTATAATGCAcgcttatttatatttaaatataatataatacaaatattatatttgtatatagatATCTAGTGTGTAAACATGTGTTTATCGTTTTCTTTTTCCAGTTTCTGCACCGTAGGACTGAGAGAAACGCAATTTCAGTCCTCTGTCCTGTACCTATAGGAGAAGTGACAATAAAGCTGTCTCTTTGACTCTTACTCTCTTActctgactctctgactctTTGACTTtgactctctgactgtctgactctctgacaCTGGCTCTCTTAGTCCGAGTCTCTGACTCTGACTGTCTTACTCTCTTACTCTGACTCTCTGACTCAgactctctgactgtctgactctcttactctgactctctgactctgactctttggctctgactctctgactctGGATCTCTTAGTCTGACTCTCTGACTGTCTTACTCTCTTActctgactctctgactctTTGATTTTGACTCTCTGACTCCGACTGTCTGACTCGCttactctgactctgactctttgACTTTGACTCTCTGATTGTCTGACTTTGactctctgactctgactctctgactctGGCTCTCTTACTCTGAGTCTCTCCaaatctacatttttattttattttgtttttatttgtacagctgCTCTGTGACAACGTGTAGAGTTTTAtcttttatagaaataaaattgaacataCATCTCGGTTCCTCAGCAGGAGTCTGAATTCATGGGAAACTCGTCAGAATTAAACATGGCCTTGATTGAAGCTTCTCCAACAGCAGACATCGATTCAGACACAGAGGAGGACTACGACTGCCCCATCTGTCAGGAGGTTTTGAAAATGCCCATCCGCACCAAGAACTGTCAGCATGTGTGAGTGGAAGCCAGATACACAAGCCTTAGACTTAAATAATCAGAGATTAGGAGATTTTAACACTAACTCGAGCTGATTTCCATCTCCAGGTTCTGTAGGAGCTGTTTTCAGATGGCGGTGAGAAGTCAGGGCCCTCAGTGCCCGCTGTGTCGGAGCCCCGTGTCTCAGAGAGAGCAGAGGGCCACTGACGTCACACAGAGGATGAGGGAGAAGAAAGGAAAGTGCAGAGCATGTGGAAAAGAGGTTTACTTCTCTTATttatataagatttttttattattttggttaAACATCAaggtatgatttttttaaaatgccatGTGCaagatcattattattattattattattattattattattattattattactggaaAAATACACAAGACTCCGTCCTGTGCTGCATTTCCTAAGGTCTCCAGCAGGTGGTGGcgtttctctttttgtttcacttttatttactaAACATGGGAAAGTCCTGGAGTTTCTGCCTACGTGTTTCATTTCAATCATCACAGTCACGTgatcagggcacacacatacaaacacacatacccacacaaacacacacattcacacacacatacgcatacccacacaaacacacacattcacacacattcacacacacacacacacacaaacacatacacatacacatacccacacacacacacacacatacacacacaaacatacacacacatacacacatacacaaacacacatacacatacaaacacacatatacacacacaaacacacatacacatacacacaaacacacacacacacacatacacacacacacacacacacatacacacatacacacacacatacacatacacacacaaacacacatacacatacacacacatacacacacacacacacacacacatacacatacacatacatacacatacatacacacacacaaacacacacacacaaacacacacacatacacacacaaacacacaatacgaggcaaacctttaaaaaaaggtGTTATCTATGATGAGGTCTTTATCTTTACAGAAATTCCTCAGTAAGATGAGGCTCCACTACAGATCCTGCAGGAAGTATATCGAGGAGTTTGGTCCAATCCGTGAACCCACACTTCCGCTTCCTGCCCAAACTCTTCCTAACATACCGGAAAGCAGTGTGTTTATCAGTAACATCTCCATTCCTACAGCTTCTAACAGGTGTGTTAATGCTTACAAACTCATCACCACATTAACCTGCTAATATAAACTTAGGGGAAGCTGAaagtacataaacacatactgtCCAATCAACATGCAtacagtagattagattagattagactttattttgttattgcaCATGAGTACAaagcaatgaaatgcagttagtaCCTAACagatatatgtacatatatatatatatatatatatatatatatatatatatatatatatatatatatatatatatatatatataaataaatatacatataatgtacataaatagagattatatacagtgataTATTAATGTTCTGAGGGTTTCATCAGGGTCATTTTTCTGAGCTACTGAGCTATTGAGTTTGAAGACTTCAGTAAGGAGACTGCTGTGGGGTTAAAGTTGTTCCTTAGCCTGCTAGTCTTTTACTGCAGACATCTGAACCTCTAGGAGGGTAAACAGCTTATGGGCTGGATGAGAGGTGTCACTGATGATGCTGTGAGATTTATGTAGACACCCGGTTCCTCTAGATGTCTTCAAAGACAGTAAGTGGGGTCCAGTAGTGCTTTACTTTCgttaagtaagtgtgtgtgtgtgatagtttgccccactattattattattattattattattattattattattattaggattaggggggcacggtggcttagtggttagcacgttcgcctcacacctccagggttggggttcgattcccgcctccgccttgtgtgtgtggagtttgcatgttctccccgtgcctcgggggtttcctccgggtactccggtttcctcccccggtccaaagacatgcatggtaggttgattggcatctctggaaaattgtctgtagtgtgtgattgtgtgagtgaatgagagagagtgtgtgtgtgtgtgtgtgtgttcctgcgatgggttagcactccgtccagggtgtatcctgccttgatgcccgatgacgcctgagataggcacaggctccccgtgacccgaggtagttcggataagcggtagaaaatgagtgagattattattattattattattattattattattattattattacatcaataataatattcaACAATAACTTCTAGTTGAACATGTTTTGAGTTTTGTATTAAAGTTTTGTATTACAGATTAACTTCTGCTCTGGGAGACCATCTTATCTCCAGTTAATGGTTAATGGAAGCATTAAGGACACAGCTGTAGTAATTCTGTTCTCCTGATTGTTTTtgtgcctctctgtgtgtgtccagtgcAGGAAGAGTGTACACGTGTCCTTACTGCTCACTCATGGACCTCAGTGACATGGCCCTGGTGCAGCACTGTGTGCGCCAACATCATCAAGACCAGACTCCAATCGTAAGATCCACAGCATCATACCTTCTTCTGACAGACTCAGATCTTCTGTTAAACTAATTCATCTAGAGATCTTCAACAAGAATAATTTATCTGGAGATCTTCCACCAGAATAGATTATATAGAGAGTTTCCAACAAACTAATTCATCTAGAGATCTTCAACAAGAATAATTTATCTGGAGATCTTCCACCAGAATAGATTATATAGAGAGTTTCCAACAAACTAATTCATCTAGAGATCTTCTGTTAAAG includes these proteins:
- the LOC132849000 gene encoding E3 ubiquitin-protein ligase RNF138-like, with the translated sequence MGNSSELNMALIEASPTADIDSDTEEDYDCPICQEVLKMPIRTKNCQHVFCRSCFQMAVRSQGPQCPLCRSPVSQREQRATDVTQRMREKKGKCRACGKEKFLSKMRLHYRSCRKYIEEFGPIREPTLPLPAQTLPNIPESSVFISNISIPTASNSAGRVYTCPYCSLMDLSDMALVQHCVRQHHQDQTPIVCPICVRMPWGIPDYTSRNFIGHLVRRHRFSYSSYMNESEEEEMHLLTALQLSFQEF